The Candidatus Abyssobacteria bacterium SURF_5 genome has a segment encoding these proteins:
- a CDS encoding restriction endonuclease subunit M: MTSPSEILALIERFERNIDSYRSPAYNEAQLRLEFLNPFFQALGWDVYNEHGYAEAYKEVIHEDAIKIGAPDYCFRIGGARKFFVEAKKPAVKLLADGPLKDDTPAFQLRRYAWSSKLPLSILTDFEEFAIYDCRIRPKPADKISTARVFCCRYKEYPENWPHISGIFSKEAILKGDF, translated from the coding sequence ATGACCTCGCCATCCGAAATCCTCGCCCTCATCGAGCGCTTCGAGCGCAACATCGACTCCTACCGCTCGCCCGCATACAACGAGGCCCAGCTTCGCCTCGAATTCCTCAACCCGTTCTTCCAGGCGCTCGGCTGGGACGTCTACAACGAGCACGGCTACGCCGAAGCCTACAAGGAAGTCATCCACGAGGACGCCATCAAGATCGGCGCGCCCGACTACTGCTTCCGCATCGGCGGCGCGCGCAAGTTCTTTGTCGAGGCCAAAAAGCCCGCCGTCAAGCTGCTGGCCGACGGCCCGTTGAAAGACGACACGCCCGCCTTCCAGCTACGCCGCTACGCCTGGAGCTCGAAACTGCCGCTCTCGATCCTGACCGACTTCGAGGAGTTCGCCATCTACGACTGCCGCATCCGCCCGAAGCCGGCCGACAAGATATCTACCGCGCGCGTCTTCTGCTGCAGGTACAAGGAGTATCCGGAGAACTGGCCGCACATATCCGGCATCTTCTCGAAGGAAGCCATCCTGAAAGGCGATTTC
- a CDS encoding cation-translocating P-type ATPase yields MTDNDKEYYQLGSGELILRLKTDPKRGLSKQEVERRLEEYGANELQAARRISPWSILFEQFKNILIMILIVAVVLSFLLGHMLEAIAITVILLFAVLLGFIQEYRAERALDALKQMAAPTATVVRDGEEAEVPARDIVPGDIILIQSGDRIPADARLLEAVNLQIEESALTGESVPVGKIDAPLHESGLALGDRKNMIYAGTVASYGRGRGVVVATGMQTEFGKIARMLQEVEISRTPLQKNLDRLGHILARVGFAVVIIIIGLGLLRDQPFFEMLVFGIALAVAVVPEALPAVVTISLAIGVQRMVKRNSLIRRLSAVETLGSTSIICSDKTGTLTKDEMTVRKIHFDGKSVEVSGSGYDPHGEFFRNGSAINPPDLLMHVLRAGVLASDAALSSGQEGGQWQIKGDPTEGALIVAAAKAGLKKDELEAEFPRINEIPFTSESKRMTTLHSTSKGTVAYSKGAPEVIINSCAKQLTEAGEVELTSEQKQQILETEQRMASDALRVLGLAYKADTDIENVERDMVFLGLVGMIDPPRPEAKSAVDTCKQAGIKTVMITGDHPLTAQAIARELGVLEEGRVITGAELEAMTDADLESDVDNIQVYARVSPEHKLRVVGALQKKGYFVAMTGDGVNDAPALKKADIGIAMGITGTDVTKEAADMTLTDDNFASIVAAVEEGRGVFSNIKKYLMFLLSSNIGEIGLMVGASLLGLPLPLSAVQILYVNLATDGLPALALAVDPFEKDLMRRKPRDPHLGIFSRTVVILMLSGGIWSGIINLGLFMWALGSSRGTTEAMTMTFVSLILVQFFKAYSYRSDRNSVFERPFSNKWLNLAIVWELALLSLIVYLPILHEPFTTYSLPLLDWLIVVALAATVVPVLEFAKWMERRGWFGKLA; encoded by the coding sequence ATGACCGATAACGACAAGGAATATTACCAGCTTGGCAGCGGCGAATTGATCCTGAGATTGAAGACGGACCCCAAGCGGGGCTTGAGCAAGCAGGAGGTTGAACGCCGGCTTGAGGAATACGGCGCGAACGAGCTTCAGGCCGCCCGCAGAATCTCGCCGTGGTCGATTCTGTTCGAGCAGTTCAAGAACATACTCATCATGATCCTCATTGTTGCGGTAGTCCTATCCTTTTTGCTGGGGCACATGCTTGAGGCCATCGCCATCACAGTTATTCTCCTGTTCGCAGTGCTCCTCGGATTCATCCAGGAATACCGGGCTGAACGCGCGCTTGACGCCTTGAAGCAGATGGCTGCGCCCACCGCGACTGTGGTTCGGGACGGCGAGGAGGCAGAGGTTCCCGCAAGAGATATTGTTCCCGGCGATATCATCCTGATCCAATCAGGTGATCGAATCCCGGCGGACGCGCGGCTGCTTGAGGCGGTGAACCTGCAGATTGAAGAATCCGCCCTGACCGGCGAGTCGGTGCCGGTGGGCAAGATCGACGCTCCGCTTCATGAGAGCGGTCTGGCCCTGGGCGACCGCAAGAACATGATTTATGCGGGCACCGTCGCCAGCTATGGCCGCGGGCGCGGCGTGGTTGTGGCCACCGGGATGCAGACCGAGTTCGGCAAGATCGCCCGGATGCTCCAGGAAGTGGAGATCAGCAGGACTCCGCTGCAAAAAAATCTGGACAGGCTCGGCCACATCCTTGCCCGTGTCGGCTTCGCGGTTGTCATTATCATTATCGGTCTGGGGCTTCTCCGGGACCAGCCGTTCTTCGAGATGTTGGTGTTCGGGATCGCCCTGGCTGTGGCCGTTGTCCCGGAAGCCTTGCCCGCCGTTGTTACCATCTCGCTGGCCATCGGAGTCCAGCGGATGGTCAAGCGCAACTCGCTCATCCGGCGGCTTTCCGCCGTCGAAACCCTCGGCAGCACTTCCATCATATGTTCCGACAAAACGGGGACCCTTACCAAAGACGAGATGACCGTCCGAAAGATTCACTTCGACGGCAAGAGCGTAGAAGTCTCGGGATCGGGATATGACCCGCATGGCGAATTCTTCCGGAATGGGTCCGCCATCAATCCGCCTGACCTGCTTATGCACGTGCTTCGCGCCGGCGTACTTGCCTCGGACGCGGCCCTCTCCTCCGGCCAGGAGGGCGGGCAGTGGCAGATAAAAGGCGATCCGACAGAGGGCGCGCTGATTGTTGCGGCGGCAAAGGCCGGCTTGAAAAAGGATGAACTGGAAGCCGAATTTCCGCGTATTAATGAAATTCCGTTCACCTCGGAAAGCAAGCGCATGACGACGCTCCACTCTACTTCGAAGGGTACCGTCGCCTATTCGAAGGGAGCTCCGGAAGTTATCATCAATTCGTGCGCAAAACAACTGACCGAGGCCGGCGAAGTCGAACTGACCTCAGAACAGAAACAGCAGATTTTGGAGACGGAACAACGAATGGCGAGCGACGCGTTGCGCGTGCTGGGTTTGGCCTATAAAGCGGATACGGATATCGAAAACGTCGAGCGCGACATGGTCTTCCTCGGGCTGGTGGGAATGATCGATCCGCCGCGCCCCGAGGCGAAATCGGCAGTCGACACCTGCAAACAGGCGGGCATCAAGACGGTGATGATTACCGGCGATCATCCGCTCACCGCGCAGGCGATCGCACGCGAATTAGGCGTGCTCGAAGAGGGGCGCGTCATAACCGGCGCGGAATTGGAGGCGATGACCGACGCCGATCTGGAAAGCGACGTTGACAACATTCAGGTCTACGCCCGCGTCTCGCCCGAGCACAAGCTTCGCGTGGTGGGCGCTCTGCAAAAAAAAGGCTATTTCGTCGCAATGACGGGCGACGGCGTTAATGACGCTCCCGCCCTTAAGAAGGCCGATATCGGTATCGCGATGGGGATAACAGGAACCGACGTGACAAAGGAAGCCGCCGACATGACTTTGACCGATGACAACTTCGCCTCCATTGTCGCAGCCGTGGAAGAGGGGCGCGGCGTCTTCTCGAATATCAAGAAGTATCTGATGTTCCTGCTCTCTTCCAATATCGGCGAAATCGGCCTGATGGTGGGCGCTTCGCTGCTTGGCCTCCCGCTGCCCCTGAGCGCGGTCCAGATCCTGTACGTCAATCTCGCCACCGACGGATTGCCGGCTTTGGCCCTTGCCGTCGACCCCTTTGAAAAAGACCTGATGCGGCGGAAACCGAGAGACCCGCACCTCGGCATCTTTTCCCGGACGGTGGTGATCCTGATGCTTAGCGGCGGTATCTGGTCGGGTATCATCAACCTCGGACTCTTCATGTGGGCGCTTGGCTCCAGCCGTGGCACTACGGAAGCGATGACAATGACTTTTGTCTCTTTGATACTGGTTCAGTTCTTCAAGGCATACTCCTATCGTTCCGATCGGAACTCCGTTTTTGAGCGTCCGTTTTCCAATAAATGGCTGAATCTCGCCATCGTGTGGGAACTTGCCCTCCTGTCTCTGATCGTCTATCTGCCGATTCTGCATGAGCCGTTCACCACGTATTCCCTGCCATTGCTTGACTGGCTGATCGTTGTCGCCCTTGCCGCAACCGTCGTGCCCGTGCTGGAATTCGCGAAATGGATGGAACGGCGCGGCTGGTTCGGGAAGCTGGCCTGA
- a CDS encoding patatin-like phospholipase family protein produces MAFIRRRPKGPPEWPCFRAAPAPPMLLPVITLLLGFVSSCAHYPVNQRVERYDTMLSYLAPTVGPQSDDLLLVLAFSGGGTRAAALSYGVLEALDEISIPASGLEEGAGEDHGALLDRVDIISSVSGGSVTSAYYVLYGDQTFIDFKERFLYRNVNRDLILRGLFPINLIRLASPRYGRSDLAAQYFDNLLFHGATFKDLLDKDTPRLFIQATDIADGIYFGFTPAYFALICSNLDGFPIARAVTASAAFPGAFTSVTLRNYAGTCGFEPKPWVKEALEERDTTSRAFYVATHVNTYLDSEEKPYIHLVDGGVADNLALRGPLEVILGRGGLEETLKALGRENIRRVAFIIVNAEKETHRTWGLLPTGPGLFGILGMFSSVMISSYNYETIDLLRRSMKQWTTESAREGKQPIECYAIEVAFSALPDEDERKYFSGIPTSFNLPDESVDALIEVAGRMLYDSEEFQRLVNDLGGFIPPPSAAHQEGKGPP; encoded by the coding sequence ATGGCTTTTATACGGAGACGCCCGAAAGGTCCGCCGGAATGGCCGTGTTTTCGGGCGGCGCCGGCGCCCCCAATGCTCCTGCCGGTCATCACCCTGCTTCTTGGTTTCGTCTCGTCGTGCGCGCATTATCCCGTCAATCAGAGGGTCGAGCGGTACGACACGATGCTGAGTTATCTTGCTCCCACGGTTGGACCCCAGTCCGATGATCTGCTGCTGGTGCTTGCGTTCTCGGGCGGAGGCACGCGCGCAGCGGCGCTATCCTATGGCGTTCTTGAGGCGCTCGATGAGATTTCAATTCCTGCGTCCGGTCTTGAAGAGGGCGCGGGCGAGGATCATGGCGCCCTGCTCGACCGCGTCGACATAATTTCGTCTGTGTCGGGCGGGAGCGTCACGTCGGCATATTACGTGTTGTATGGCGACCAGACGTTCATCGACTTCAAGGAGCGCTTCTTGTACCGGAATGTCAACCGAGACCTCATCTTGCGGGGGCTCTTTCCGATCAACCTGATCCGGCTGGCGTCACCGCGCTATGGGAGGAGTGATCTTGCAGCCCAATATTTTGACAACCTTCTGTTTCACGGCGCTACATTCAAAGACCTTCTTGATAAAGACACGCCGCGATTGTTCATTCAGGCGACCGACATCGCCGACGGCATCTATTTCGGATTCACGCCTGCGTACTTCGCTCTCATATGCTCGAACCTCGACGGCTTTCCCATCGCTCGCGCGGTGACTGCCTCGGCGGCGTTTCCCGGAGCGTTCACCTCGGTCACTCTTCGCAACTACGCCGGCACATGCGGTTTCGAGCCGAAGCCGTGGGTCAAGGAAGCGCTCGAGGAGCGGGATACCACGAGCCGCGCTTTCTATGTCGCCACTCATGTGAATACGTATCTTGATTCCGAAGAGAAGCCCTATATTCATCTGGTTGACGGCGGCGTCGCCGACAATCTCGCTCTGAGAGGACCGCTCGAAGTCATTCTTGGCCGAGGCGGTCTCGAAGAGACGTTGAAAGCCCTCGGCCGAGAAAATATCCGACGAGTCGCCTTCATTATTGTGAACGCCGAGAAGGAAACCCACAGGACATGGGGCCTGTTGCCCACCGGTCCCGGACTTTTCGGGATACTCGGCATGTTTTCGTCGGTGATGATCAGCAGTTACAACTACGAGACGATCGATCTCCTTCGAAGGTCGATGAAGCAATGGACAACCGAAAGCGCGCGGGAAGGGAAACAGCCAATCGAATGTTACGCGATTGAGGTCGCCTTCAGCGCATTGCCGGACGAGGACGAGCGCAAATATTTTTCGGGCATTCCCACGTCCTTTAATCTGCCGGATGAAAGCGTGGACGCTTTGATCGAGGTCGCTGGCCGTATGCTGTACGACTCCGAGGAGTTTCAGAGGCTGGTCAATGATCTTGGCGGCTTCATTCCACCGCCATCGGCTGCACATCAAGAGGGAAAAGGCCCACCATAA